Sequence from the Malaciobacter pacificus genome:
AATATTGATTTTTCAAGAGGTTATGTAGAGATTTATCCAATTGCACAATTTGACGAAGGAAGTACAAATAAAGTTCAAAAACCAGTTCTTCATAAAAGATGGGAACAATTAACAAATGGAAATTCAAGTGATTCAAAACTTAGAAAAAGTGGAGTTGATGAAGATAGTTTAAGTGGTGTTATATCATTTGTTACAGAGCAAAGAGAGACAGCATCAATTGCAATGGTAGCTTTTGAAAACACACATTCAAAACAAAGAACAGGTACTAGTATAGCTTACTCTGAAGATACTAGTCCAGAGTTATTATTAGGTCAAAGTGAAAAAGTACAAATCCTAAAATTATTACAAAATAGTACAACATCATTTGTTTATGATAATTTTGGTCAAGACCAATATGTATATTTAACTTTCCCATTTGGTTACACAGCAGATCAACAAAGAGAAGTTAAAGTAATTGTTAGAGATATGAGTGAAAATAAAGATACTCCAAAAGAGTTAATTTTTTCTCCAAGACCAGCTTCAAATAAATATGTGATTAATAATGAATTAGTTGTAATTCCTGTTAGTGAACTAATAGCAACAACACAAAACTCTTCAAACTATGAAAAAGGAATGATTCAATTAAAAGGAATTAAAAATGTTTCAAATCATCAATTAGGTGCAGGTGAAACTGCTTCATTTATTCCATCTGTTGTTTCAACAATGACTGGGTCTAGTACATTTATTAATACTGTTGTAAAAGCAGCGGTTAAATAATATAGGAATGAAGATGAAAATTTTAATTAAAACTCTTCCTTTTTGTTTTGCATTAGCATTTAGTGCTTGTACTGTAAAAGATACAACAACTTACGGTGTAAAACCTAACTTAGCACATAGTAAAGTAATTGCTGTTGAATCAAAATAATTTATTTAAAATAAGTATAAGAATATTTCTTGTACTTATTTTATTTCCTACTTTTACTTTTGCTTATTATCATAGTGTTATAAACCCAAAAAAACTAAATGTATCTTATGGCTTTGAAAAGGGAAACTATAAGATTCATTTAAAAGAAACTAATTATCTATCATTTAAAAGTGCTACGGGATTTTCCTTTTATCTTCCAAGTTATGTTACAGATTTTAGAATAGAGTTTTTAAGAAGTAGTTCTAAAGGATTAATTTATGGGGCATTGGGAAGAAGTAGAAATGTTGATTTCACAAATGTAATAAAACCATCACTTGATAATTTAGATTATTTTCAAACTAATCCAAAAGATAATAAAAAACAGTTAAACCATCTAAATAATGGTCAAAAAATCTACTATGATGCTAGGACATCTTTAGTTTTTGAAGCTAATAATTTAAGTTCAAATAGATACTTAAATCGAAGCTATTTTTTTACTTTTGATAAAACAAAAGATGCTAAGGCTTTAAAAAATCTTGCATATTCATACTATTTAATTTTAGATAAATCAAAAGTTGATAGTTATGTAAAAAGAAATTTTCAAATACTAGATTATGAAAAAAAAGAGTTTCAATTACTTCACACATATTTAAACAATCTATTAAATAAGAGAAATATTAAGAAAGAAAGTATTAAAAAAGAGAAAAAAGTTGCTGTTATAAAAACAAAACCTAAAAAGGTAGTTCCTGCTAAAAAACAAATATATTTAAATCGAACAAAAATTGTTTTTATGAAAGAGTTTGAATATAAAAAATTTCAGTTTAAAATAAATAATGACACATCAAAAATAGAAATTAAAAAACAGCTAGATGAACTTTATAAAAAAATTACTCACCTTAAAAATGCCCATGAAAAAAGAGTTTTAAATATCAATTATGAAAAAGACTTTAGAGTTTTAAATGCGATTGAGAGTCTAAAAGAGGAGTTGATTTTAGTATCAAGATTATTAGAAGATTTTAATTTTGTTGATTCAAGAATTGATTATACTTTAAATTATGATTTATATAAAAAAATCTATGAATCAATAGGTGTTCATAAATCTAATATAGACTCTTTATTAAGCTTTTTACCCAAAGAAAAACTAGTTACTTATAACCAAAGTGATTTAAATCTTATTGACTATAATTTCACAAAAAATAGTTTGGAAAATATAATAAAACTTGTTGAAACTACTAAAGAAGAAAATAGTGATTTTTCTATGAATTGTTATAATAATTTAGAAAAATTTAATGAAAAATGTATGAATTATAAAGGCTATTATGATAACTTTATTCAAAGTAATATAAATAATCTTAAAATACCTAAAAAAGAGTTTTTATTAAAATATTCTGATTCTAAAATATTAAATAATATTGCAGTTTACTATTATAAAAATTTAGATTTAGAATTGTCTGAGTTTTATTTATTAGAAGCTTTAAAAAAAGCAAAAACTGAATCTGTAAAAGAGCTGATAAATTTTAATATGGGTATCTTAAATTTATTTATAAATAGTGATAAATCAAAAATATTAGCTGTTAAATATTTTGAAAAAACAAAATTAAAAGAGGCTTACTATAATTTAGGGATTAGTTATTATAATGGTTTTGGAGTAAGAGAAAATGATAAAAAAGCATTTAATTACTTTAAAAAAGCAAGTGATATGAATTTAAATATTGCAAAAGAAAACTATGAAAAAATGCTAAAAATGGGTTTTAAATAGGTATTTCAAGTGTGAATTTTGCTCCATATAACTGTTTGTTTTCAAATGTAAATGACTCATTGGTAGCTTCTATAGATCCTTTTAAATGGTTTTCTATAAGCTGCTTAGTCATATATAAACCTATTCCAGTACCTTTATATTGATGTTTTGTTGTAAAGTATGGTTCAAAGATTTTGTCTAGAATCTCTTTTTTTATACCATTAGCACTATCTATAATCTCAATTACTAAATTATCTTTGTCTTTAAATACATTTATTAATATATATTTATCTTTTTCTTTTAAGAGTAAAGCATCTTTTGCATTTATAAGTATGTTCATTATAGATTGAATTAGTTCATTTTCTAAACTTATGATTTCCAAGTTTTTATCTATGTTTTTAATAAAAACTATGTTGTAATTAATGATTTTAGATCCAAGTAAATCAATACATTTATTTATCATATTATGTATATTAATTGATTTTTTTTCTTTATTTTCATTAAAATATGTTCTAAAATCATCAATTGTATCACTTAAATATTGAGTTGAGTTTTTAATATGTAAAATAGCCTCTTTAAACTCTTCATCACTTAGGGTATTTAGTTCTTTTTTTAACTCTAGTCCAGATGCTGCAACTGATATTACAGATAAAGGTTGTCTCCATTGATGTGCAATATTTTCTAACATTTCACCCATAGAAGCCATTCTAGATTGTTTAATTAGTATTTTATTTTTTTCTTCATTTTTCTGTATTTCTAATGCAACTTTCTTGTTTAGCTCATTATTTAATCTTTTTAATAAATACTGTCTATAAAAAAGAAAAGATAAAAAAGAAAAGATTATTAATATATATAAAATCCTATAATCAAACTCTTTATTAAAGTTTACAGAGATCCATTTATTTAATATTTTCTGTAATTCATTATCATTTATTGAGTCTATAGCTTTAGAAAAAATTGAATTTAACAATGGTTCATCATTTCTTGTTCCAATTCCTAAATTCCAAGTATCATTTAGTTTTGCTGTAATTTTAAGTTGCCCTATATAATCTTTTTGTATATGAAAACCAACTGTTGCTATTGTCCCAATAAATCCAAATGCATTACCGTTTAAAACTTTTTCTAAGCCTTCAGTAATATTTTCAACTTCAATAAAATTAATAGTTGGATATTTTATTTTAAGGATTTCTCCATATGCATAACCTTTTACTATAGCTAGTCTTTTATCTTTTACTTGCTCTAATTTATCAATAAAGGGTTGATTAATATCTGTTGCTATAACTAAGGGTATGTGCAAATAAGGTTTTGTAAAATCAAGGTATTTCTCTCTTTTAGGCGTAGACATAACTAATGAAAAAGCATCACACTCTCTATTTTGACCAAGTTTTAGACTTTCACTCCAGCTTTTAGTAACGATAGGTTCAATTGGAATAGCAAGCTTTTTTTCTAAAAGTTTAAAATAATCAGCAGTGATTCCAATATGTTTACCTTTTTTAAAACTTTCAAAAGGCATCCACATTGGATCAATACAAAGTTTGATTTTCTTTTTTTGTTTTAAATATATTAATTCAGAGTTTGTTAGATTTAAATTATTTAAATGATTAGAATATACTAGTTCATTAAATTTTATATCTTTATCTAGTAAACCCATAACTTTATAAGTATTAATAATTAAATTAATCCTTTCAGGAGTAATTGTTCCTATTCTTCCTTTTTCATCATAAACTAATTTTTTCATTTCATTAGCTTCAAAAATTAAGCTTTCTAAACTTTTATTTTGTGGATTATATTTTTCATAAATTAATTTTGCAACTTCATTTATATTATTAAATGCATATTCCCAGCCTTTAATAGTTGCTTGATAAAAATCAGAAACTAATTTAGGATCTTTATTAACAAGCTCACTTCTTGTGAAAATTAATTCTTCATAGAAGTCAAACCCATAATCTTTAGGATTAAAGATTTTTGTTTTATAGCCTTTTTCTTTTAATAAAAAAGGTTCATTTGTAGTATAAGCTAACATCAAATCAGTTTTTTTATTGATTAAATCATTTACATCAAAGCTATGAGGAAGTATATTTATATCATCTAACCCAACACCTTTGCTTGTGAGCATAGATTGTAAAGTAGCAAATCGTTCCTGCTCTTTTGTAATCATTAATTTTTTATTTTTAAAATCTTGAATGTAATTTATATTTGCGTTTTCAAGAGCTATTAAAACCAAAGGAGAAGATTGAAAAATTGAGCCAAGGATTACAATATCTTTCCCATTAGCTTTTTCTATAAGTAATGAAGTTGAGTTTGTACCAAAATCAGCATTGCCATTTAGTACCTCATTAGTTACTATTGTATCTGAAGTGAATTTTTTTAGTTCTACTTCTAGATTAAAATCTTTATAGAAACCTTTTTCCTTTGCAACATAAAATCCTGCAAATTCAAATTGGTCAAGCCACATTAATTGTACAGAGGTTTTCCTAATTTCAGAAGAATGTACAAAGGATATAAAAACAATTAATAAGAGAAGTTTAGTAATATAATTTTTTATTTTTAATCCTTAAATAATCTTAATTATAGTTTATATATTTTCTTATTAATTTATGATTTAATTAACGCAGTTTTACAAAAAAGTAAGATAAAATGTCAACTATAATAATTTTTAGGAAAAATTCATGTCTAAAGAAAAAACATTAAAAAAAAAGATTTTAGATTATATTTATACAACATCGAAACAACCAATACTTTTAAAAGATTTACTTGTTGCAAATAGGCAGTATAATGAAGGTATGCATGTAGAACCTGCAAGACTTGGATTTAGATTAAAGTTAGGAAGAGCATATTTAGTTTATATTCTTTTAGTTTTATCTGTATTAGTTCCTATCTCATTATTAACTCATAAGCCTTTAGCTATTATTGACCCTCATATTTCTATATTAGGTGCGATGATTATAACTGCAATTATATTTATAGGGTTTAATTTTTTTAGGTCATACATGAGAGATTCAATTACTAAAGAATTGATTAAAAAATCATGGATATTACATTTTCCGTATTTTTCTTACGAAGAGTATTCAAAAAAAATTGATGAAATCTTTGAAAATGCTATGAAAGATGAAATAAATAAAAGAGATTTAGAAAGATATATTTTAGATAATTTATCTAAATAGAGTTGTTATTCACAACTCTTTTTACACTCTTTCATGGTTTGAAATGGGATATTACCTCCACATCCTCCCCAAATAAAAGTTTTACAAGTTCCACTATTAAAATCAAAATAATATTTATTAATCATAGCTTTACATTTTCCTGTTTTTGGTTGAGAGTAACACTTTGAATCAAGTTTTTTATTGCTAGTTGAACATCCAGTTAATGCAAATATAAAAATTAAAGTAAGTAAAAAAAGTTTAATCATTTAAAATCCTTATCATAAATAGCTTTTATAGAAGTATTTCTAAGTTTCTTTAAATCCATATCAATATATTTGCCAATGATATCTTGCCTTTGTTTAAAAGCTAATGTAATTTTTCTTTTTGCTGGTCTATGTTCATATATAAAATAGCCAGCTTCATTCATGCTAAGTCTAACAGGTGAAGCGATAGAATATGTACTCATAACACAGTTTTCATGTGAGATATTATATAAATCATCAAAATATTCCTTTGTCCATAACTCCATATTTACATCACTTGAAAAGGCATCTTGATATATGATGTTAAAAAAATCATTAGGAAATGATTTTATATAATTTCTTGCATCACCAATATTTATTTCTATTTTAATATTTTCATCTTCATATTTATTTGTTGTTGCAACACTTTTTATAATATGCTTTATCTCTTCAAACTCTTTTGGGAATTTAAAAGTTTCAAGTGATTTTACAAGTTCCCCATCAAGTTCAGGAGAGTAGATATTCACTTTTATATTTATATTATTTTGTAAAATATAAAATAAAGTTGTAAAAGTATTGTATCCTATACCAAAACAAATATCTAAGATATTTAATTCTTTTTTACCTTTATGAAAATCTAAAGTTGGAATAATATGTTTTGTAAGTGATTCTTGAATTGCTCCATCATCTGGATTGTGATAGTGTTGATTGTACTTTTGCGAAAATAGAGTGTTTGAACCATCTTTTGTGGCAACTATACTGTTTATATTATCTTGCATTAAAGTCCATTATCCCAATGGTGCATTTTTTTAGCAGTGAATAAATCATAATCTTCGAATAAATCAATATAGTTTGCTGCTTGGAAACCTATATTCTCAAGTAATTGTGTTGTTTCAAATCTATCAGATTTTTCTTTTTTCTCTAAGATTATGATATTTCCAGAGTTTTCTATTGCTTTATACATAAGTTTTAAAATCTTATCTTTATTTGGGCAGTAACTTAAAATATCTCCTAAAACTACGTATTCATATTCTCTAGCTGTTGCTCTAAGCTTTGCACTTGATTCATCTATAAAAGGAATATATTTTATATTTCCTTCATTTTCTTTTTTTACTTCTTCTAAAGTATCATTGATAAGGTCTAGATTATTGTTTATATGTAAGATGGCGATATTTGGGTAAGGAGCAAAAAGCTCCTTAAATAGGTTTAACTCTTTTGACAAGATTAGTTACCTAGTGATTTTAGTTTTTCTTCACTTAAAAATAACTCTTCATTTGACATAACTCCAATATCTGAATCTAAAATATCTTGTGCAATTTCTTTTGCTTCTTCAAGTGAGTGCATAGCACATGTTCCACATTGATAGATATTTAATTCTGGGATATCTTCTTGTTTTTCTACATTTAAAACATCTTGCATAGATGCTCTCCATGCTTTTCCTACTTCTTGCTCACTTGGACTTCCAAGTAAACTCATATAAAAACCAGTTCTACACCCCATAGGTGAAACATCAATGATTTCAACTTTGTCAGAGTTTAAATGATTTCTAATAAATCCAGCAAAAAGGTGTTCTAAAGTGTGAATACCTTTTTCCCCTAACATTTTTTCATTTGGTACACAAAATCTTAAATCAAAAACTGTGATAATGTCCCCTGATGGTGATTTCATAGTTTTTGCAACTCTAACTGCAGGTGCAGGCATGATAGTATGATCAACTCTAAAACTGTCTAATAATGGCATAAAAAATCCTTTTGTAAAATATATTCAATTTTTATTAATTGCTGATTGTATCAAAATTTTGATGAATATTTTTTAATTCTAGTTTATAACCAATTCCTGAGTAGTTTTTTATAATACTTTTGAAGGTCTTTTTTCTTAAATCTCTAATAAGTGATTTTAGTGCAGCTTCAGTTGCTTCATTATTCCAAATATGATATTCAATCTCTTCATAACTTACTATTCTACCTTGGTTTTGTATTAAAAGATTGAATAATAAACTCTCTTTTTTATTTAGTACATAAGATTCATTCCCTTTTATAATACTTTGTGTTTGGAAATTAAAATATATATTATCTGAGAGTTTGAAGTTACTATATAAGCGTCTTTCAATAATTTCCATACATTTATGTAATGCATCTAAAATAGTTTTATCATCAAATGGTTTGATTATGTATTTAGTAATATAAAGCTCAAGAAGTTCACTTAGATAAGAGTTATTATTGTTAGAACTAATTACAATAAATGCTGTTTTTATATCATCACTTCTAACTTCATTCATAAAATCAATAATATTTTTATCTTCAAATTCACTGTTTATTATAATTAAACAAGGCGATTGTTTTATATACTCTTTTTTTGATTCTTCTATTGTTTTAGTACATGTAACTTTATTTACTGTATTGCAAAGAAGAGTATATAAAGACTCATCTTTGCTACATTTATCCATTACATAAAGTACAGATAAATCACTTAATTCCATTTAATACCTTATATTAAATCTAATATCTCATCAGTTGTATGAACATTTGCATAAGCAAATTGAAGTGCTGACATAATTGTTGCATGGGCTAAAGTTGCATCAACTTTTACACCATTAAACTCTACATTACTAGTAGTACAAGCATCGTGTGCTACATAACAGTTATATCCAAAGTCACTAGCAGCTCTTGTAACTGCATCTATACACATATAAGACATTGCTCCAACGATTATTACATTTTCAATATTAGAAGAA
This genomic interval carries:
- a CDS encoding tRNA (5-methylaminomethyl-2-thiouridine)(34)-methyltransferase MnmD codes for the protein MQDNINSIVATKDGSNTLFSQKYNQHYHNPDDGAIQESLTKHIIPTLDFHKGKKELNILDICFGIGYNTFTTLFYILQNNINIKVNIYSPELDGELVKSLETFKFPKEFEEIKHIIKSVATTNKYEDENIKIEINIGDARNYIKSFPNDFFNIIYQDAFSSDVNMELWTKEYFDDLYNISHENCVMSTYSIASPVRLSMNEAGYFIYEHRPAKRKITLAFKQRQDIIGKYIDMDLKKLRNTSIKAIYDKDFK
- the luxS gene encoding S-ribosylhomocysteine lyase: MPLLDSFRVDHTIMPAPAVRVAKTMKSPSGDIITVFDLRFCVPNEKMLGEKGIHTLEHLFAGFIRNHLNSDKVEIIDVSPMGCRTGFYMSLLGSPSEQEVGKAWRASMQDVLNVEKQEDIPELNIYQCGTCAMHSLEEAKEIAQDILDSDIGVMSNEELFLSEEKLKSLGN
- a CDS encoding BPTI/Kunitz domain-containing protein; this encodes MIKLFLLTLIFIFALTGCSTSNKKLDSKCYSQPKTGKCKAMINKYYFDFNSGTCKTFIWGGCGGNIPFQTMKECKKSCE
- a CDS encoding SEL1-like repeat protein, which translates into the protein MNQNNLFKISIRIFLVLILFPTFTFAYYHSVINPKKLNVSYGFEKGNYKIHLKETNYLSFKSATGFSFYLPSYVTDFRIEFLRSSSKGLIYGALGRSRNVDFTNVIKPSLDNLDYFQTNPKDNKKQLNHLNNGQKIYYDARTSLVFEANNLSSNRYLNRSYFFTFDKTKDAKALKNLAYSYYLILDKSKVDSYVKRNFQILDYEKKEFQLLHTYLNNLLNKRNIKKESIKKEKKVAVIKTKPKKVVPAKKQIYLNRTKIVFMKEFEYKKFQFKINNDTSKIEIKKQLDELYKKITHLKNAHEKRVLNINYEKDFRVLNAIESLKEELILVSRLLEDFNFVDSRIDYTLNYDLYKKIYESIGVHKSNIDSLLSFLPKEKLVTYNQSDLNLIDYNFTKNSLENIIKLVETTKEENSDFSMNCYNNLEKFNEKCMNYKGYYDNFIQSNINNLKIPKKEFLLKYSDSKILNNIAVYYYKNLDLELSEFYLLEALKKAKTESVKELINFNMGILNLFINSDKSKILAVKYFEKTKLKEAYYNLGISYYNGFGVRENDKKAFNYFKKASDMNLNIAKENYEKMLKMGFK
- a CDS encoding winged helix-turn-helix domain-containing protein, which translates into the protein MELSDLSVLYVMDKCSKDESLYTLLCNTVNKVTCTKTIEESKKEYIKQSPCLIIINSEFEDKNIIDFMNEVRSDDIKTAFIVISSNNNNSYLSELLELYITKYIIKPFDDKTILDALHKCMEIIERRLYSNFKLSDNIYFNFQTQSIIKGNESYVLNKKESLLFNLLIQNQGRIVSYEEIEYHIWNNEATEAALKSLIRDLRKKTFKSIIKNYSGIGYKLELKNIHQNFDTISN
- a CDS encoding ABC transporter substrate-binding protein, whose amino-acid sequence is MWLDQFEFAGFYVAKEKGFYKDFNLEVELKKFTSDTIVTNEVLNGNADFGTNSTSLLIEKANGKDIVILGSIFQSSPLVLIALENANINYIQDFKNKKLMITKEQERFATLQSMLTSKGVGLDDINILPHSFDVNDLINKKTDLMLAYTTNEPFLLKEKGYKTKIFNPKDYGFDFYEELIFTRSELVNKDPKLVSDFYQATIKGWEYAFNNINEVAKLIYEKYNPQNKSLESLIFEANEMKKLVYDEKGRIGTITPERINLIINTYKVMGLLDKDIKFNELVYSNHLNNLNLTNSELIYLKQKKKIKLCIDPMWMPFESFKKGKHIGITADYFKLLEKKLAIPIEPIVTKSWSESLKLGQNRECDAFSLVMSTPKREKYLDFTKPYLHIPLVIATDINQPFIDKLEQVKDKRLAIVKGYAYGEILKIKYPTINFIEVENITEGLEKVLNGNAFGFIGTIATVGFHIQKDYIGQLKITAKLNDTWNLGIGTRNDEPLLNSIFSKAIDSINDNELQKILNKWISVNFNKEFDYRILYILIIFSFLSFLFYRQYLLKRLNNELNKKVALEIQKNEEKNKILIKQSRMASMGEMLENIAHQWRQPLSVISVAASGLELKKELNTLSDEEFKEAILHIKNSTQYLSDTIDDFRTYFNENKEKKSINIHNMINKCIDLLGSKIINYNIVFIKNIDKNLEIISLENELIQSIMNILINAKDALLLKEKDKYILINVFKDKDNLVIEIIDSANGIKKEILDKIFEPYFTTKHQYKGTGIGLYMTKQLIENHLKGSIEATNESFTFENKQLYGAKFTLEIPI